A single genomic interval of Saccharothrix saharensis harbors:
- a CDS encoding DUF6807 family protein yields MTPRVVLAGAGGYGRLYLREIAALEAEGLVRLAGVCEVDPLDGEARRLVGDRPVSADLPALMRDADVGIVSTPPHTHAPLAHQVLDAGAHLLLEKPPAPTLADWHDLVARSGGAVVQVGFQSLGSHAVHRLAELMRSGALGEIRGIGVRGTWSRDDAYYTRARWAGRRTLDGVPVVDGALTNPFAHGIATALALDGSTGVDDVHDIELELLRSRDIEADDTSCLRLRTRNGTVVVAAVTLCAEVVRDPVLVVHGSRTRAELHYAEHRLVIDGIEERHRHVPPLRNLLDHLADPAVPLQAPLTATGAFTRVLEAVRTAPDPTPIDPSWLRRNGRRVDVDGVDHVVAKAAEHLRTFAELEVPWSPLGGVARYGWDGVRLPLVVPRPALHPVRTLGGVVVTGEHPDDHPWHRGIGLALPDVNGVNLWGGRDYVPGQGYVPGELGRVEETGPGELAWCDSAGAVLLRERRRVRRRVVDGGWELAWTSVLTAERDVVLHSPGSKGREGAGYGGWFWRLPDLDPLSVRVYTPNGAGEAEVNGRTAPWLAVVVADPAHPWTAVVSGPTDPWFVRVGRYQGIGSALAWDEPLVLAPGQEREIAVTVAFHDGVRPP; encoded by the coding sequence GTGACGCCGCGGGTGGTGCTCGCCGGAGCGGGCGGCTACGGGCGGTTGTACCTGCGGGAGATCGCCGCGCTGGAGGCCGAGGGCCTGGTCCGCCTCGCCGGGGTGTGCGAGGTCGACCCGCTCGACGGCGAGGCGCGGCGGCTGGTCGGCGACCGGCCGGTGTCCGCCGACCTGCCGGCGCTGATGCGTGACGCGGACGTCGGCATCGTGTCCACGCCGCCGCACACCCACGCGCCGCTGGCGCACCAGGTGCTGGACGCCGGCGCGCACCTGCTGCTGGAGAAACCGCCCGCGCCGACGTTGGCCGACTGGCACGACCTGGTCGCCCGGTCCGGGGGCGCGGTGGTCCAGGTCGGGTTCCAGAGCCTCGGCTCGCACGCCGTGCACCGGCTCGCCGAGCTGATGCGGTCGGGCGCGTTGGGCGAGATCCGGGGCATCGGCGTGCGCGGCACGTGGTCCCGGGACGACGCCTACTACACCCGTGCGCGGTGGGCGGGCCGTCGCACGCTCGACGGCGTGCCGGTGGTGGACGGCGCGCTCACCAACCCGTTCGCGCACGGCATCGCGACCGCGCTGGCGCTGGACGGCAGCACCGGCGTGGACGACGTCCACGACATCGAGCTGGAGCTGCTGCGCTCCCGCGACATCGAGGCCGACGACACCTCCTGCCTGCGGCTGCGCACGCGCAACGGCACGGTCGTCGTGGCGGCGGTGACGCTGTGCGCCGAGGTCGTGCGCGATCCCGTGCTCGTCGTCCACGGCAGCCGCACCCGCGCCGAGCTGCACTACGCCGAGCACCGGCTGGTGATCGACGGCATCGAGGAGCGCCACCGGCACGTCCCGCCGCTGCGCAACCTGCTCGACCACCTGGCCGACCCGGCCGTGCCGCTGCAGGCGCCGCTCACCGCGACCGGGGCGTTCACGCGCGTGCTGGAAGCGGTCCGCACCGCACCCGACCCGACCCCGATCGACCCCTCCTGGCTGCGGCGCAACGGCAGGCGCGTGGACGTCGACGGCGTCGACCACGTGGTGGCCAAGGCCGCCGAGCACCTGCGCACGTTCGCCGAGCTGGAGGTGCCGTGGTCGCCGCTGGGCGGAGTGGCCCGGTACGGCTGGGACGGCGTGCGGCTGCCGCTGGTCGTGCCGCGGCCCGCGCTGCACCCCGTGCGCACGCTCGGCGGGGTCGTGGTCACCGGCGAGCACCCCGACGACCACCCGTGGCACCGGGGGATCGGCCTCGCCCTCCCCGACGTCAACGGCGTCAACCTGTGGGGCGGGCGCGACTACGTGCCCGGTCAGGGGTACGTGCCGGGCGAGCTGGGCCGGGTCGAGGAGACCGGACCGGGCGAGTTGGCCTGGTGCGACTCGGCGGGTGCGGTCCTGCTCCGGGAACGCCGCCGGGTCCGCAGGCGCGTGGTCGACGGCGGCTGGGAGCTGGCGTGGACCAGCGTGCTGACCGCCGAGCGGGACGTGGTGCTGCACAGCCCCGGGAGCAAGGGCCGGGAGGGCGCGGGCTACGGCGGCTGGTTCTGGCGGCTGCCCGACCTCGACCCGCTGTCCGTGCGCGTGTACACGCCCAACGGCGCGGGGGAGGCGGAGGTCAACGGGCGGACCGCGCCGTGGCTCGCGGTCGTGGTCGCCGACCCGGCGCACCCGTGGACGGCGGTGGTGTCCGGGCCGACCGACCCGTGGTTCGTGCGGGTCGGCCGGTACCAGGGCATCGGCTCGGCCCTGGCCTGGGACGAGCCGCTCGTGCTCGCGCCGGGCCAGGAGCGGGAGATCGCCGTGACGGTGGCGTTCCACGACGGCGTGCGACCGCCGTGA
- a CDS encoding L-rhamnose mutarotase, with amino-acid sequence MRRVCFLLRVRPERLEEYRERHREVWPEMRQALRETGWGNYSLFLADDGLLVGYLETPDWDAARAGMRDREVNDRWQAEMAEFFTALDGRHPDEAMRPLTEVFHLD; translated from the coding sequence GTGCGACGTGTCTGCTTCCTGCTCCGGGTGCGCCCGGAGCGGCTGGAGGAGTACCGGGAGCGGCACCGCGAGGTGTGGCCGGAGATGCGGCAGGCGCTGCGCGAGACCGGGTGGGGCAACTACAGCCTCTTCCTGGCCGACGACGGGCTGCTCGTCGGCTACCTGGAGACACCCGACTGGGACGCCGCCCGGGCGGGGATGCGCGACCGCGAGGTGAACGACCGGTGGCAGGCCGAGATGGCCGAGTTCTTCACCGCGCTGGACGGCAGGCATCCCGACGAGGCCATGAGACCGCTGACCGAGGTCTTCCACCTCGACTGA
- a CDS encoding DUF4231 domain-containing protein, with product MTDADLPALFHDAERASLRGQRQALAWSRIRLISAVLAAIGGAMTWKFFGDASPGGALAMVAFSVALVVEILLWTQQPERDWYAGRAVAESIKTLAWRYAAAGAPFPADAPGAQALYRDRVAEVVAASEERLAMVGDDPSPTAAMTALRAAPFEQRRAAYLEHRLQEQKTWYSGRAQHNRTRALQWRSALIAGEVAAIVLAGVRTFGVWEVDMSGVLAAAVASGAAWLGTRRHSTLATSYSMAARELALVRVKLLDADEASWADAVAEAEKSMGREHRLWLASRPVEN from the coding sequence ATGACCGACGCCGACCTTCCCGCGCTCTTCCACGACGCCGAGCGCGCTTCGCTGCGCGGCCAGCGACAGGCCTTGGCGTGGAGCAGGATCCGCTTGATCAGCGCCGTGCTGGCGGCGATCGGTGGCGCGATGACGTGGAAGTTCTTCGGGGACGCCTCTCCCGGTGGCGCGTTGGCGATGGTGGCGTTCTCGGTGGCGCTCGTGGTGGAGATCCTGCTGTGGACGCAGCAGCCCGAGCGCGACTGGTACGCCGGGCGCGCGGTCGCCGAGTCGATCAAGACGCTGGCCTGGCGGTACGCGGCGGCCGGTGCGCCGTTCCCGGCGGACGCGCCGGGCGCCCAGGCGCTGTACCGCGACCGGGTGGCCGAGGTGGTCGCGGCGAGTGAGGAGCGGCTGGCGATGGTGGGCGACGACCCGTCGCCCACGGCGGCGATGACCGCGTTGCGGGCGGCGCCGTTCGAGCAGCGCCGGGCCGCTTACCTGGAGCACCGGCTGCAGGAGCAGAAGACCTGGTACTCGGGTCGGGCGCAGCACAACCGCACGCGCGCGTTGCAGTGGCGCAGCGCGCTGATCGCGGGTGAGGTGGCCGCCATCGTGCTCGCGGGCGTGCGGACGTTCGGCGTGTGGGAGGTCGACATGTCCGGTGTCCTGGCCGCCGCGGTGGCCAGCGGTGCGGCGTGGCTCGGCACGCGGCGGCACTCGACGCTCGCGACCAGCTACTCGATGGCCGCGCGAGAGCTGGCGCTGGTGCGGGTGAAGCTGCTGGACGCGGACGAGGCGTCGTGGGCCGACGCGGTGGCGGAGGCCGAGAAGTCGATGGGCCGGGAGCACCGGCTGTGGCTGGCGTCCCGGCCGGTCGAGAACTGA
- a CDS encoding rhamnogalacturonan lyase codes for MTRVRPLPALLAALALVLSPSPASATPDGPRLERLDRGLVATRTDGGVFLSWRLLRHEVTGHTATGLAGPAFAVYRDGRRIATVTDSTNYLDPDGGSEYRVAPVVRGRQGKTSRPVSPWAAGSYDLPLRKPADGVTPAGETYTYSANDVSVGDVDGDGAYEYVVKWDPSNQKDVSQVGYTGPTYIDTYRFDGTLLHRVDLGVNIRAGAHYTQFLVYDFDGDGRSEMMMKTAPGTKVTTYDRRGNAVSERYVTMPREDVRAGYSHRDDYRLSAAGYYEHVVGMFRAWHRHPEVVAGRWPATLEQAFGIEPRYAYPLSDADARALADHFMDVYAPSRSTRNNLRAFAGFIVAGPEYLTVFDGRSGRELETVRYEPGRHDDGLMWGDYALGRIEPGNRVDRFLAGVAYLDGKRPSAVFARGYYTRTTLAAYRWNGRELVKDWFVDSGWVPMSNPFDFPVHGRDGTSPTHGGLATQGAHSLSVADVDGDGKQEIVYGASTLDHDGEVLYHSSGVLPPGSANPGAVARLGHGDALHVTDIDPARPGLEVYMVHEGATSAPYGYALRDAATGEVIYGGYTGRDTGRGMVGDVLPDEPGLETWASLPGGTDAAGLWSADGRPLSTAIPGTNASIRWAADLTTQVVDGAQDVTPTVKDWRRGTVLTATGTRTNNGTKGNPSLVADVLGDWREELVVRTADSSALRVYLSTEVTGHKLYTLMHDPQYRADVARQQTAYNQPAYTGFHLASDVDWAKVPR; via the coding sequence ATGACCCGCGTCAGACCCCTGCCCGCCCTCCTGGCGGCCCTAGCGCTAGTCCTGAGCCCGTCCCCCGCCTCGGCGACGCCCGACGGGCCGCGGCTCGAACGCCTCGACCGCGGCCTGGTGGCCACCCGCACCGACGGCGGGGTGTTCCTGAGCTGGCGGCTCCTCCGCCACGAGGTGACGGGCCACACCGCGACCGGCCTGGCCGGTCCGGCGTTCGCGGTCTACCGCGACGGCCGCCGGATCGCCACGGTCACCGACAGCACGAACTACCTCGACCCGGACGGCGGCTCGGAGTACCGGGTGGCGCCGGTGGTGCGCGGCCGGCAGGGCAAGACGAGCAGGCCGGTGTCGCCGTGGGCCGCGGGGTCCTACGACCTGCCGCTGCGCAAGCCCGCCGACGGCGTGACGCCGGCCGGTGAGACGTACACGTACTCGGCCAACGACGTCAGCGTCGGCGATGTGGACGGCGACGGCGCCTACGAGTACGTGGTGAAGTGGGACCCGTCCAACCAGAAGGACGTCTCGCAGGTCGGCTACACCGGGCCGACCTACATCGACACGTACCGGTTCGACGGCACCCTGCTGCACCGCGTGGACCTGGGCGTCAACATCCGCGCCGGCGCGCACTACACGCAGTTCCTGGTCTACGACTTCGACGGCGACGGCCGCTCGGAGATGATGATGAAGACCGCGCCGGGGACGAAGGTGACGACGTACGACCGGCGCGGGAACGCGGTGTCCGAGCGGTACGTGACGATGCCGCGCGAGGACGTGCGGGCGGGGTACTCGCACCGCGACGACTACCGGCTCAGCGCCGCGGGCTACTACGAGCACGTGGTGGGGATGTTCCGGGCCTGGCACCGGCACCCCGAGGTGGTGGCGGGTCGGTGGCCCGCGACGTTGGAGCAGGCGTTCGGCATCGAGCCGCGCTACGCCTACCCGCTGTCCGACGCGGACGCCCGGGCGCTGGCCGACCACTTCATGGACGTGTACGCGCCGAGTCGCAGCACGCGCAACAACCTGCGGGCGTTCGCCGGGTTCATCGTGGCCGGCCCGGAGTACCTGACCGTGTTCGACGGCAGGTCGGGCCGCGAGCTGGAGACGGTGCGGTACGAGCCGGGCAGGCACGACGACGGGCTCATGTGGGGTGACTACGCGCTGGGTCGGATCGAGCCGGGCAACCGGGTGGACCGGTTCCTGGCGGGTGTCGCGTACCTGGACGGCAAGCGGCCGTCGGCGGTGTTCGCGCGCGGCTACTACACGCGCACGACGCTGGCCGCGTACCGGTGGAACGGCCGCGAGCTGGTCAAGGACTGGTTCGTGGACAGCGGCTGGGTGCCGATGAGCAACCCGTTCGACTTCCCGGTGCACGGGCGGGACGGCACGTCGCCGACGCACGGCGGCCTGGCCACGCAGGGCGCGCACTCGTTGAGCGTGGCGGACGTGGACGGGGACGGGAAGCAGGAGATCGTCTACGGCGCGTCCACCCTCGACCACGACGGCGAGGTGCTGTACCACTCGTCGGGTGTCCTGCCGCCGGGCAGCGCGAACCCCGGCGCGGTGGCGCGGCTCGGGCACGGCGACGCGCTGCACGTGACCGACATCGACCCGGCCCGTCCGGGGCTGGAGGTCTACATGGTGCACGAGGGCGCGACCTCGGCGCCTTACGGCTACGCGCTGCGTGACGCGGCCACCGGTGAGGTGATCTACGGCGGGTACACCGGCCGGGACACCGGGCGCGGCATGGTCGGTGACGTGCTGCCGGACGAGCCCGGGTTGGAGACGTGGGCGTCGCTGCCGGGTGGCACGGACGCGGCCGGGTTGTGGTCGGCGGACGGGCGACCGCTGTCGACGGCGATCCCGGGCACGAACGCGAGCATCCGCTGGGCGGCGGACCTGACCACGCAGGTCGTCGACGGCGCGCAGGACGTGACGCCGACGGTCAAGGACTGGCGGCGCGGCACGGTGCTCACCGCGACGGGCACGCGGACGAACAACGGCACGAAGGGCAACCCGTCGTTGGTGGCGGACGTGCTGGGCGACTGGCGCGAGGAGCTGGTGGTGCGCACGGCGGACAGCTCGGCGTTGCGGGTCTACCTGAGCACCGAGGTCACCGGCCACAAGCTCTACACGCTGATGCACGACCCGCAGTACCGGGCGGACGTGGCCCGTCAGCAGACCGCCTACAACCAGCCCGCGTACACCGGTTTCCACCTGGCTTCCGACGTCGATTGGGCGAAGGTGCCGCGCTAG
- the rhaI gene encoding L-rhamnose isomerase — translation MDTNTPAPGTVAVAEALAGQRIELPSWAFGNSGTRFKVFAQRGVPRTPHEKIADAAAVHRFTGVAPSVALHIPWDAVDDYAELAEFARDEGVSIGTINANVFQDDAYVLGSVCSPDPAVRRKAVDHLLQCVDIMDATGSRDLKLWFADGTNYPGQDSIRARQDRLAEALRETYDRLGPNQRVLLEYKLFEPAFYTTDVPDWGTAYAHCLELGERARVVVDTGHHAPGTNIEFIVAVLLRAGKLGGFDFNSRFYADDDLMVGAADPFQLFRIMVEVVHGGALAADSGVAFMLDQCHNIEPKIPGQIRSVMNVQEATAKALLVDREALAAAQAAGDVLGANGVLMDAYNTDVRPLVGSVREGMGLDPDPMGAYARSGYGERIVAERVGGEQAGWGA, via the coding sequence GTGGACACCAACACACCAGCACCCGGGACGGTCGCGGTGGCCGAGGCACTGGCCGGGCAGCGGATCGAGCTGCCGTCCTGGGCGTTCGGCAACTCGGGCACCCGGTTCAAGGTGTTCGCGCAACGCGGCGTGCCGCGCACCCCGCACGAGAAGATCGCCGACGCCGCCGCGGTGCACCGGTTCACCGGTGTGGCGCCGTCGGTGGCGCTGCACATCCCGTGGGACGCGGTGGACGACTACGCCGAGCTGGCCGAGTTCGCCCGGGACGAGGGCGTGTCGATCGGCACGATCAACGCCAACGTCTTCCAGGACGACGCCTACGTGCTGGGCAGCGTGTGCTCGCCGGACCCGGCGGTGCGCCGCAAGGCGGTCGACCACCTGCTCCAGTGCGTCGACATCATGGACGCGACCGGGTCGCGCGACCTCAAGCTGTGGTTCGCCGACGGCACCAACTACCCCGGCCAGGACAGCATCCGCGCCCGCCAGGACCGGCTCGCCGAGGCGCTGCGCGAGACCTACGACCGGCTCGGCCCGAACCAGCGCGTCCTGCTGGAGTACAAGCTGTTCGAGCCCGCGTTCTACACCACCGACGTGCCGGACTGGGGCACGGCGTACGCGCACTGCCTGGAGCTGGGCGAGCGGGCGCGGGTCGTGGTGGACACCGGTCACCACGCGCCGGGCACCAACATCGAGTTCATCGTCGCGGTGCTGCTGCGAGCGGGCAAGCTGGGCGGGTTCGACTTCAACTCCCGCTTCTACGCCGACGACGACCTGATGGTCGGCGCCGCGGACCCGTTCCAGCTGTTCCGGATCATGGTCGAGGTGGTGCACGGCGGCGCGCTCGCGGCCGACTCCGGGGTGGCGTTCATGCTCGACCAGTGCCACAACATCGAGCCGAAGATCCCCGGCCAGATCCGGTCGGTGATGAACGTGCAGGAGGCCACGGCGAAGGCGCTGCTGGTCGACCGGGAGGCGCTGGCCGCCGCGCAGGCGGCCGGTGACGTGCTCGGCGCGAACGGCGTGCTGATGGACGCCTACAACACCGACGTGCGGCCGCTGGTGGGGTCCGTGCGCGAGGGCATGGGGCTGGACCCGGACCCGATGGGCGCCTACGCCCGGTCGGGGTACGGCGAGCGGATCGTGGCGGAACGGGTGGGCGGCGAGCAGGCGGGGTGGGGAGCGTGA
- a CDS encoding MATE family efflux transporter, whose amino-acid sequence MSDVSDMTAGPALRRIVGFALPLTAANLLQQGYLLVDGIVVGHYVGVEGLAAVGASGPLFYLLNAMFIGLGTAFTIRLAHLRGARQDGERRGVVLSLALLTAVWSVGCVLLVTVLARPTLALMGIEGALADDCAEFIGTLSLGFPGIFGSAAVSAYLRGLGDSRAAMWVQGFGSVVNVVLVLLFVAVLDLGISGAALATAVAATAALVAGLLHAARTHPVPGVGERPAVRRELRDAVRLGFPLASQHIILAVGIMVLVWIVQGFGPVVLAAFTIVSRIEQFTAILFLDFSGAVTAFTAQNLGAGREERTRRGLWQTLGLTVGLTAALAAAVLLARGPIAALFTDDPATRELTERYIVIIYPFFALYTVMVVLHGHLNGARRTTAPLVCTVIAFVLVQIPFAYLLHGVFGIEAVMWAVVAGWTAGLAYSVWCLRRVLFAQPAGVAS is encoded by the coding sequence ATGTCCGACGTCTCCGACATGACCGCGGGGCCGGCGCTGCGGCGCATCGTCGGCTTCGCGCTGCCCCTCACCGCGGCCAACCTGCTGCAACAGGGCTACCTGCTGGTCGACGGCATCGTCGTCGGGCACTACGTGGGCGTCGAAGGGCTGGCCGCGGTCGGCGCGAGCGGGCCGTTGTTCTACCTGCTCAACGCGATGTTCATCGGGTTGGGCACGGCGTTCACCATCCGGCTGGCGCACCTGCGCGGCGCGCGGCAGGACGGCGAGCGGCGCGGCGTCGTGCTGTCGCTGGCGCTGCTGACGGCGGTGTGGTCGGTCGGGTGCGTCCTGCTGGTCACGGTGCTGGCCCGGCCGACGTTGGCGCTGATGGGCATCGAGGGCGCGCTGGCCGACGACTGCGCGGAGTTCATCGGCACGCTGTCGCTCGGGTTCCCCGGCATCTTCGGCTCGGCGGCGGTGAGCGCCTACCTGCGCGGCTTGGGCGACTCGCGGGCCGCGATGTGGGTGCAGGGGTTCGGCAGCGTCGTCAACGTGGTGCTGGTCCTGCTGTTCGTCGCGGTGCTGGACCTGGGCATCTCCGGCGCGGCGCTGGCCACCGCCGTGGCCGCCACGGCGGCGCTCGTCGCCGGTCTGCTGCACGCCGCGCGCACGCATCCCGTGCCGGGGGTGGGGGAGCGGCCCGCCGTGCGGCGGGAACTGCGGGACGCGGTGCGGCTCGGGTTCCCGTTGGCGAGCCAGCACATCATCCTCGCGGTGGGGATCATGGTGCTGGTCTGGATCGTCCAGGGGTTCGGCCCGGTGGTGCTGGCGGCGTTCACGATCGTGTCGCGGATCGAGCAGTTCACCGCGATCCTGTTCCTGGACTTCTCCGGCGCGGTCACCGCGTTCACCGCGCAGAACCTCGGCGCGGGCCGGGAGGAGCGCACCCGGCGAGGCCTGTGGCAGACCCTCGGGCTGACGGTCGGCCTCACCGCGGCGCTGGCCGCCGCGGTGCTGCTCGCCCGCGGCCCGATCGCCGCGCTGTTCACCGACGACCCGGCCACCCGCGAGCTGACCGAGCGGTACATCGTGATCATCTACCCGTTCTTCGCGCTCTACACGGTGATGGTGGTGCTGCACGGCCACCTCAACGGCGCCCGCCGCACCACCGCGCCGCTGGTCTGCACGGTGATCGCGTTCGTGCTGGTGCAGATCCCGTTCGCCTACCTGTTGCACGGCGTGTTCGGCATCGAGGCGGTGATGTGGGCGGTCGTCGCGGGCTGGACCGCGGGGCTGGCCTACTCGGTGTGGTGCCTGCGCCGCGTCCTGTTCGCCCAACCCGCGGGAGTCGCGTCGTGA
- a CDS encoding bifunctional aldolase/short-chain dehydrogenase translates to MNDQVRALLARSHELGADPATTNYAGGNTSAKGVGTDPVTGAPVELLWVKGSGGDLGTLTERGLAVLRLDRLRALVDVYPGVDREDEMVAAFDYCLHGKGGAAPSIDTAMHGLVEAAHVDHLHPDAGIALAAAADGEALTEEVFGDRVLWVPWRRPGFQLGLDIAAIAREHPQAIGVVLGGHGITAWGATSAQCRERSREIIRLATGFLAARGRPDPFGAKLHDPLPADERRARAAALAPLLRGLASADRPQVGHFTDADVVLDFLAHAEHPRLAALGTSCPDHFLRTKVRPMVLDLPPTAPLDEVAARLRELHEAYREDYRAYYERHATPDSPAMRGADPAIVLVPGVGMFSYGKDKQTARVAGEFYVNAINVMRGAESVSRYAPIDEAEKFRIEYWALEEAKLQRMPAPKPLATRVALVTGAGSGIGKAVALRLAAEGACVVVADVNADAARAVADELGPDTAVAVVADVTDEDAVAAAVGEACLAFGGVDLVVNNAGLSISKPLLETTTRDWDLQHGVMARGSFLVAKAAAKVMVEQGMGGDIVYIASKNAVFAGPNNVAYGAAKADQAHQVRLLAAELGEHGIRVNGVNPDGVVRGSGIFAGGWGAQRAAVYGVPEEELGAFYAQRTLLKREVLPEHVANAVFALTAGELSHTTGAHIPVDAGVAAAFLR, encoded by the coding sequence GTGAACGACCAGGTGCGGGCACTGCTGGCCCGCTCGCACGAGCTGGGCGCGGACCCGGCGACCACGAACTACGCGGGCGGCAACACCTCGGCCAAGGGCGTGGGGACCGACCCGGTCACCGGCGCGCCGGTCGAGCTGTTGTGGGTGAAGGGCTCGGGCGGTGACCTGGGCACGTTGACCGAGCGCGGCCTGGCCGTGCTGCGGTTGGACCGGCTGCGCGCCCTGGTCGACGTCTACCCCGGCGTGGACCGCGAGGACGAGATGGTGGCGGCGTTCGACTACTGCCTGCACGGCAAGGGCGGGGCCGCGCCGTCGATCGACACCGCCATGCACGGCCTGGTGGAGGCCGCGCACGTGGACCACCTGCACCCCGACGCGGGCATCGCGCTGGCCGCGGCGGCGGACGGCGAGGCGTTGACCGAGGAGGTCTTCGGCGACCGCGTGCTGTGGGTGCCGTGGCGGCGTCCCGGGTTCCAGCTCGGACTGGACATCGCCGCGATCGCCCGCGAGCACCCGCAGGCGATCGGCGTGGTCCTGGGCGGGCACGGCATCACCGCGTGGGGCGCGACCTCGGCGCAGTGCCGGGAGCGGTCGCGGGAGATCATCCGGCTGGCCACCGGGTTCCTGGCCGCGCGCGGCCGGCCGGACCCGTTCGGCGCGAAGCTGCACGACCCGCTGCCCGCCGACGAGCGCCGCGCCCGCGCCGCCGCGCTGGCACCGCTGCTGCGCGGACTGGCGTCCGCGGACCGGCCGCAGGTCGGCCACTTCACCGACGCCGACGTGGTGCTGGACTTCCTGGCCCACGCCGAGCACCCGCGGCTGGCCGCGCTGGGCACGTCCTGCCCGGACCACTTCCTGCGCACCAAGGTCCGGCCGATGGTCCTGGACCTGCCGCCGACCGCGCCGCTGGACGAGGTGGCGGCACGGCTGCGCGAGCTGCACGAGGCGTACCGCGAGGACTACCGGGCCTACTACGAGCGCCACGCCACCCCCGACTCGCCGGCGATGCGCGGCGCGGACCCGGCGATCGTGCTGGTGCCCGGCGTCGGCATGTTCTCCTACGGCAAGGACAAGCAGACCGCGCGGGTGGCCGGCGAGTTCTACGTCAACGCGATCAACGTGATGCGCGGCGCGGAATCGGTGTCGAGGTACGCGCCGATCGACGAGGCGGAGAAGTTCCGCATCGAGTACTGGGCGCTGGAGGAGGCCAAGCTCCAGCGGATGCCCGCGCCCAAGCCGCTGGCCACCCGCGTCGCCCTGGTGACCGGTGCGGGCTCGGGCATCGGCAAGGCCGTCGCGCTCCGGCTGGCCGCCGAAGGCGCGTGCGTGGTCGTCGCGGACGTCAACGCCGACGCGGCGCGGGCCGTGGCGGACGAGCTCGGGCCGGACACCGCGGTGGCGGTGGTCGCGGACGTGACCGACGAGGACGCGGTGGCCGCGGCGGTCGGCGAGGCGTGCCTGGCGTTCGGCGGGGTCGACCTGGTGGTCAACAACGCCGGCCTGTCGATCTCCAAGCCGCTGCTGGAGACCACGACCCGCGACTGGGACCTCCAGCACGGCGTGATGGCGCGCGGGTCGTTCCTGGTCGCGAAGGCGGCGGCGAAGGTGATGGTCGAGCAGGGGATGGGCGGCGACATCGTCTACATCGCCTCGAAGAACGCCGTCTTCGCCGGGCCGAACAACGTCGCCTACGGCGCGGCCAAGGCCGACCAGGCGCACCAGGTCCGGCTGCTGGCCGCCGAACTGGGGGAGCACGGCATCCGGGTCAACGGCGTCAACCCCGACGGCGTGGTGCGCGGGTCGGGCATCTTCGCCGGCGGGTGGGGCGCGCAGCGCGCTGCGGTGTACGGGGTGCCGGAGGAGGAGTTGGGCGCGTTCTACGCCCAGCGCACGTTGCTCAAGCGGGAGGTGCTGCCCGAGCACGTGGCCAACGCGGTGTTCGCCCTCACGGCGGGGGAGCTGTCCCACACGACCGGCGCGCACATCCCGGTCGACGCGGGCGTGGCGGCGGCGTTCCTGAGGTGA